The genomic region ttatttatttatttatttatttatttatcatactgaattttatttttgtttgttcacaAGCCTCTAACTTCCATGAAGATATTTTCACTCAATATGAATACCACCCAATAAAGTGTCAGGCACATAAGAGGCATATGTAACAATTAGTTGTTAATTAAATGTTGCACCATTAACTGAGTTCCATTCATTCTTAATTAAATGGCATCTTACTGCATTTCATCCTGAGTCATTAGCCATTACAGGCACCATTACTGGCAGAAAGCATGGGgaagaaatgtggaaaaaaataaagacaaaattctagGCATTAGAAGCTATTTACATTCTTCAAAGTCAGCAGATTAAAATTAAATGCCTCTGGAAGAAGACCTTCAAGAGAAGGCACTAAAATTCTGTATGAGTTTTCAATTTATACAAGACACATGCTCCATCACTTCATTCTAGCATTTGTGGctgtgttaaaaacaaaacaaaacaaaacaaaaacaaaacaggagagtTGCAAGAACATTGTATGCACAGAGAAAAATGTGGGAACAGTAAGAAGTCATGGGCAATCTACTGAGTCTTCTTAGCTATCAGGcccatcatctataaaatggaaattaattccCTGCTGATGacataaaaaatcaacaaataacaataataattactaCCACTTTCTTAAAGATGTGCAATACAGTCCTCACTTTACATTCATGAATCACATGAATACAGTCCAAAACCTCAACAAGTTGTTACTATGAGCAGAAACTGTAGCAGGTATACAAGGCCTTTCTCAAACATCTACTCCAACCATGCAGGTGTCATTAGGGAGTGCTATGGTTACATATCACCAGAAAAATACCCTTtataccatttttattaaaataatgaaaggtaAACTTGCAAAGAATTGACAGTTCTCAACAtcttgtaaaggaaaacagagataCTCTTAGGTGTTTTGGTTAAGATTTTTCCACTTATTTCATATATAACGAAGCATATCTCATTCNNNNNNNNNNNNNNNNNNNNNNNNNNNNNNNNNNNNNNNNNNNNNNNNNNNNNNNNNNNNNNNNNNNNNNNNNNNNNNNNNNNNNNNNNNNNNNNNNNNNNNNNNNNNNNNNNNNNNNNNNNNNNNNNNNNNNNNNNNNNNNNNNNNNNNNNNNNNNNNNNNNNNNNNNNNNNNNNNNNNNNNNNNNNNNNNNNNNNNNNNNNNNNNNNNNNNNNNNNNNNNNNNNNNNNNNNNNNNNNNNNNNNNNNNNNNNNNNNNNNNNNNNNNNNNNNNNNNNNNNNNNNNNNNNNNNNNNNNNNNNNNNNNNNNNNNNNNNNNNNNNNNNNNNNNNNNNNNNNNNNNNNNNNNNNNNNNNNNNNNNNNNNNNNNNNNNNNNNNNNNNNNNNNNNNNNNNNNNNNNNNNNNNNNNNNNNNNNNNNNNNNNNNNNNNNNNNNNNNNNNNNNNNNNNNNNNNNNNNNNNNNNNNNNNNNNNNNNNNNNNNNNNNNNNNNNNNNNNNNNTTAAGATTTTTCCACTTATTTCATATATAACGAAGCATATCTCATTCTccactataaaatatattttctaaagctTTGGAGTTCTCTAAGCCACTCATTGCACTTTAAAGCTCATCATTTTAGTCCTGtgaattgagaaataaaaacattgaatgaGAACATCGTGACCTACAGCTGCTGTGTGACTTCTCAATGACACAGTAATAATAAGTGAATCTCAACATAAAGTAGGACTCCCATCACCCAGCCCATGCTCCTGCATCTTGTGTCTATATCACCTCTCAATCTGTAGTACAAATGGTATCTAGTTTACCTACTCAGAAGAAGATTCTTCTTCTCACACGTCCTCCTGAATGAATCTTTGACCTCTTTGTTTCTCAGGCTGTAGATAAGGGGGTTCAACATGGGGATCACGGCTGTGTAGAACACAGAAACCACTTTATTGATGTCCAGGGAGAAACTAGAACTGGGGCGTACGTAGATAAAGAAGAGTGTCCCCTACAGGATGGAGACAGCAGTCGGGTGTGAAGAGCAGGTGGAGAAGGCTTTGTGCCTCCCCTCAGCAGAGCGGATCCTCAAGATAGTGACCACGATGTAAATGTAGGAAACCAGGATGATCACACCACTGAGCACTCCTAGAGCTCCAGCCAAGATGAAAAGTAAAACCTGATTGACCTGGGTGTCTGCACATGCCAGGGAGAGAACAGGAAGAAGGTCACAGAAGAAGTGATTGATGGTATTTGGACCACAGTAAGGCAGGCGAAAGGCAAATGTCGTATGCGTTATGGCGCTTATAAGACCCATGGTATAAGGCCCTACCACCAGCTGCACACAGATTCGCCGGGACATAATGAGTGTATACAACAAGGGCTTACAGATGGCCATATACCTGTCATATGCCATGGAGGCCAACAGGAAACACTCTGTCACTACAAACTGACCAAAAAACCAGATCTGGGCAGCACAACCCAAGaaagagattactttttttttcacaaagatgTCTGTCAACATCCTGGGACCAATGACAGAAGAGGAGCAGACATCCACAAAGGACAAGTGGCTGAGAAAAAAGTACATGGGAGTGTGGAGCCGGGAATCCATCCAAATGAGGGTGATCATCCCCACATTTCCCAGAAGAGTGACCAGATAAACCAAGAGAAACACCACAAACAGAACAACCTGGTGCTGGAAGCAATTTGTTAAGCCCACAAATAAAAACTCAGTCACCAAAGTTTGATTTCTAAATTCCATTTCTCTGATTTAATCTGTAATGAGAGAAAGATTTTTCATtacaattaatttataattaaatcgtttttaaaatgaatttaacttctttggggcacctgggtagctgggAGTTGGCTAAGtcgttggctaagcgtctgactcttaattttggctcaggtcatgatttcatggtgctTGGATTTGAGCACCtagtcaggctccaagctgacagcatggaccctccTGGGACTCCCTCCCTcgcctctctcttggcccctccctcactctcgggcgtgcaccctctctctcaaaataaacaaatcaatgtaaaaaaCTGAATTTAACTCCCAACATTTTTCAAGTTCATAGGGTAGACTGAGAGATCACACTCTTGACTTCTACCTCCAAATGGCCATCCTCAGTATTTGCTATCTGTGTGATACTAAACACTGAACCTCTCTCAGCACTTGAGTTTATTCCCGATCACaagatttttgaagaaaatcacAGAAGTTTAGACCGCGATGTGACCTTTGGTGACCTTCTAAAGCAAGTCCTCTAACTGTGCCagatcccattttttaaaattcctacatTGCACAGAGTATCCTTTAAGAAACATCTTCTAGACAAAAAGCATTATGTGAATTTTTATGAGCTCAGGCAACCACCTTATCTACCCTAACTGTAGGTTCAGGGTATTAGAAATGTAACTTCTTTGCCGGTTCCTTTAGACTCTAGATAAACAGTCAGTTGTGGTGTGTAAAAGACAGACTTGTGATTCCAAAAAGGAGGGCAAGCTCATACCTGGGAGGATGGCTTTGACCAGGGATTAAAATCTTCCACAGGATCTCCTTGGTGACACCTTACAAACAGCTACATTCCTCCAGCCATTGGTGTATGTACCCATTAATCTCATCAAAGTCCATCAAATTTGTTAGTTCATCAAAGAATAAACTACTTCTTAAATATTGAGTAAGTGTTGTAACCAATTAAGTACTAATAGGAGCtgggaaagaaaatcaataatttaGGGATGAAAAGGACACACATGAgcatttatcccaaagaaaagaaaatttatgcCCACACAAAAGCCTGTAAATTTTGTTGACACAAGCTCTATTCATAATGGCCAGAAATCTGGAACAACGCAAATTCCTACCACACATAAATGGTTACACAATCTGGAATGTCCATACCAGGGAATACTATTCcgtcagaaagaggaaaaaatatgatACAGATACAAGCTTGAATGGGTCTCAAGGTCATTACACTGAGTTGAAAAAAGCCCATCTCAAAGTTCAGAACTCTATTTTTACATTATCTTCTCAAAATGGTAAAATTATAGAAAGTTAGAACAGGTTAGTAGTTGTCTGAGAttgggaaaggcagggagggtGAAGGTGCGACTGTAAAGGTGTAGCACAGGGACATCCATGTAGAGATGGAAGAATTCCGTACCTTGATGGTTGAGTTGGTTAAACAAATCTCTCTCCACATGAAGTAAAATGGTATAGAGCAATCCACACATCACACCAATCTCCATTTCCTGTATTTGATGCTGCGCTGTAATTGGTAAGATGTAGCCATTGGGGAAACCTGGGTGAAGGGGATGGGAGCCTCTCTGTACTACCTTTGAAGCTGCTTATGAAAATTTATCTCAGAATAACactcttttataaaagaaaaggggGGTGAATGAATGGGAAGTGAGAGAAACATGAAGTAAGGGTAATACCCAAATAAAACGGGAAACTGAGGAAGACAAACGCACATTCTGGATGTTGAAATAATCATCATGATTACAACAGCACAATCACACAAAAATACCAATGGGCTGTGCGGCAGGAGAAGTATCGACAGAATTCTAACATTTTTCCCTGGTAAGAAAGCTTGAAAGGGGTTTTGCTTAACAGGAAGTTGAATAACAGGAAGTAATGAAATGAAAACCCACTCCTGTTGTCCCAGAAGCAATGGAGCTTGGAAAGGAAAGGCCTGGTGGGGCAGAATTTAAGAATAGTCAGAAAAGCTATACTGTAGTTAGTGACATGTTTCCAGAGTTTAGTATTTTCTAAACATGCAAAGCCATTGCAGGtcatttatgtgtgtatttgctatttactcaaagaagatataaacaaaGTGTTTTCAGTGCCACAGTAGATTTGGGTTATGAAGACATTTTATGAGGATGAAACTAGAATTTCCCCATCTATGATCTCAACCAACTCAAACTATCGTGGGAAAACCATAGTTTCTGACTGTCAAAATGcatattgctttctttcttccaacCTTGCTTAACGCAAAAATTCTAGCTTAGAGCCATCGTGATCCTAGATATGCGTGTGACTTCGGGTAAGAGCAGCATGGAATTCAGGTCAGCAGATTCAGTGGTTTGTTTTCTACTTCTCAAACTCCATGTAGGGCAAGCGAAGAAATTAAAAGCCAAAGAGGCCAAGGCCTCTTCTTCGTTCCCGTGAGCGTCCCATTCGCCATAAATCTTGCAGCACATTTCACTATCTCTATGCCAAACACAAAATTCAACCGACATGTTCATTCAAGTTAGGTCATTTAAAGCAAGAGACACGGATGGAATGTTTCCCTTGCACCAAATTATTCTTCGTGGTAAGCTTAGAGACGATGCTTTTCCAGACatctaaaatcattttttgatattttttgatACCTACGCTCCTGAAAGCCATTTAGGAATTCACTCAATGTACCCATCTGAAGAAACATCCCTATGCCGTTGCCTGTTTATATCATAGTAAGTTATGAAAGTAGCATTCCCTGACATGAAAATGAATTACCCTACAAACGTAGTAGACTGGTCATCCTTCTCAGCTTCTTCAGGTGTCTAGGGAGATAAACAACACAATGATACCATCTTGAAGCCTGGGCATTCCAACAGCGCTTTAAAACGGGGTTCATTGACTCCATTCTGCACAACACATCAGAGAGATTTTTCTAAAGGGCTGTGTGTAAATTGGAGCCAAGTCCCTCAGGGCATCAAAAGCTCAGGAGATTGGGCCTATAGAGAAGATATTAAAGTTCTCTCAAGAGAACAGTACTGTGACTTGAATCCATTGTCATTGTACAAAATAAACCTACCTCTCCCTTTGAGACTACCCCCTCACACACTTCCAAATCCCGTTTTGAGCCTTCCCTGTTGCATAATGAGCACCGGCCCTTGGTGCTGTGCAGGTTGGGGAATCTAAAATTAAGCCTGGTCTCAGAAAGTTTGTAATCAGAAGGTGAGTCTGGGCACACAGCAGCACGAGGGACCCCGTGATCAGTCCATGACTTACGAGGATGGTAGGATCGTTGTGACCAGACATGTTGAAAAGAGTCTCTTAGTTGTGACTAATCTCAAGGGAAGGAAGCTATAGGCACATAAAAATAAGGTGGATTGGGGTGTTATGCAGCAGAGGAGAGCTATCACTTTGGACagaatttttgagagacaaaagcAGTCGACATTGGAGGtacaaaaatttcaaatacaaagGTAGAAGACTGGGTTTGGGATCAAACTTCATAAACACTTCATGAAGCAAAGCAGTTTGAATTTATATCTGTAAGCAGTAAGGAATCCTTCAAGGAATTTCAGAAAACAGGTGACATCtatttattcacacacacacaagaaaagttGCCACAGAACGTCAGTCTTGTCACAGGAGAAGTTTACTCTATGCAAGGCATTCTTCAAAGTGCTTTGAGAGTATTAACCCATTTAGTCCTCCTAAGAGCTCAATGGAGGGGATGAATAGAAAGATCTAGATTCTCTTACCTGCCATCACCTCATGCAGTCCACTTGCTATTCTTGGAACAGGCAGAACAGGATTCTACCTCAGAATCTTCCTCTCTTGTCCTTCGGCTCCTGTTGTATTTTCCTCCAGGTATCTGTGCAATTTTCTTCAGACTTCTGCTCATCGTGGAGGCCACCTTTAATCATCCTTTGTAAAAGAGTACAGTTCACCACACCCCAACCCTCCTACACTTCCCCTCtttatctagtttatttttcttcaatcaATTACCGTTACATACCATTGAATTTGTATTGCATCATAGCACTCTATCACAACAAGTATAaattttgtttcgtttttccaCAATACACCTCCAGCTTCTGGATTAGTGCTTTAAGGAGTAAgtgttcaattaatatttttacacAAATGAGGACATTAATAAGTGGACACATAATTTTAAGAATGTGGCTgcaggaagagaaatcaggaGATTAACTTCTTCTAGGTGTTGGGTAATGTGAACTTCCTGTGCGAATGGAAAggaattaaattatttctttgagagacCATCCTAGGGAGATCAAACCTGAATGGATATGTTTGCAGCTGGATGAGAGAGAGATGAGCCAAGGTTCAATTCTAAGAGCCAGATTTGGGACAATGCTTATCTATCTTCCTTGGCCTCAACTGCCTAGCTGAACTTTGACTTCTTCCCTTATACACCTTCTGGAATTATTTTCCACCAAGATCACGACTGGCCCAAAAGACCAAAACTTGGTCTCACCGCACAGATCACTGGGCTTTAGAGATACAAGTCCATTTCTACTGTCTTTGGAAAAGACATGGGACACTAGTCTCACTGATATGATTAGTGGTATCTCTTCTCTCTATACCAGACCGGCAGTAGGAGACAATGTTACAGAAATACAGAGATAACTAATGTCCGTGGTGATAATAGGATCCCCAGACAGTAAAGACCAGTCTGTAGCACTAAACTACCAGAAAGCAGGCAGAGACGATCTAACTAAAAGAACATAAATCTTTTATTCTCCCATCTTCTCTAGTATTTACTTGAATGCTTTACTATTTTCCTGCCATCCCAGTTATACTACAATAAGGAATTTGCTGCCACATTTCTAATTGCTAATGTGTTATCTTACATTTTCTATCTAATAGGGTGATTCTCCATAGTTATCTTTCCGATTGTCATGCCTGGGGTGAATTTCCTatacaagaaaactgaaaaatggaatGTGAAGTGCTAAACATATCATGCATAAATTCCCAAACTACTCATCTATCTGTTTTTAGATATCCTTTTCTGTTatattgggtttttgttttttttcagttctactaTCATGACAGCTAGTGTCATGGTAAGGAATTCATTTTTATGGGAGAGACtatcttctctcactctctaCACTTTGATATTTCTTGCTTCGGCTATGTAAGGTTAACAGAATTTAATATATCTGAATTATGAGGTGTAGAATTCATGAAGCCATAGACAGCACAGTATGACGGCCGAGAACTCTGAGAATACCAGAGATTTCTGAGGTTAAATGACCATTTAAATGTATACATCACAACATATTGATGATAGACCAGATAATCTTGGAGGTTGACCCAGAACTTCCCCTCTTATTTCCCCTGTTGTCACAGCAATGAAGGGGACAGAGGTGGAAGCAGGTTGAACAAGGGGTTAAGAGGAAAATGCTGGATTATATTTTGGCTTCATATGAAACCCTtgtatttattcactcaataCATCAACATTTACTGATTACCCATGATGTAGCAAGCATGTTCCAGGTGCTTTGGATACATCAGTGAGCAAatcagttaaaaggaaaaaaaaaaaaaaaccaaactattgATGTGATTAAATCCTCAACATCACAGCCATGAAAATATTTGGGGCTCCATGTATGTTGAATGTGTCAGTCCTCGTGTCAGCATTCACAAAACCTCTTCTGAAAATATGATCAACCTCCTAAGAAACAGGACAACTAACTTCATCAACAATCACATGAGCTTGTTTGCGGCCTAGTCAAATTGCTGCATTAGATAAACGTTGCATCACAGGTCCTCCTGTTACGACATCTAAAATAGGCCCACTCCTCTTCCCTGAAaacccattatttttctttatagacttAAGAGTCTATAAATAAATTTGACATTGTACATTTGTTATCATTCCATGAACCATCAGAAGAAACAACCCATAAGTGTGACCCTGATGTGGAAGAAAGCAAGAGACTGAGTTTAAAACTCGATAAACGTATTTTCCGGTCCTTCCTAGATTTAGCCA from Panthera uncia isolate 11264 chromosome D1, Puncia_PCG_1.0, whole genome shotgun sequence harbors:
- the LOC125915807 gene encoding LOW QUALITY PROTEIN: olfactory receptor 1002-like (The sequence of the model RefSeq protein was modified relative to this genomic sequence to represent the inferred CDS: substituted 1 base at 1 genomic stop codon); protein product: MEFRNQTLVTEFLFVGLTNCFQHQVVLFVVFLLVYLVTLLGNVGMITLIWMDSRLHTPMYFFLSHLSFVDVCSSSVIGPRMLTDIFVKKKVISFLGCAAQIWFFGQFVVTECFLLASMAYDRYMAICKPLLYTLIMSRRICVQLVVGPYTMGLISAITHTTFAFRLPYCGPNTINHFFCDLLPVLSLACADTQVNQVLLFILAGALGVLSGVIILVSYIYIVVTILRIRSAEGRHKAFSTCSSHPTAVSILXGTLFFIYVRPSSSFSLDINKVVSVFYTAVIPMLNPLIYSLRNKEVKDSFRRTCEKKNLLLSR